From a region of the Hippopotamus amphibius kiboko isolate mHipAmp2 chromosome 3, mHipAmp2.hap2, whole genome shotgun sequence genome:
- the LOC130848633 gene encoding olfactory receptor 4P4-like codes for MSEMFKGNNFGGYVVLHETIRELLCIFTALDYGNNVIVIILLGLCQNKNIEILCFVLFLFCYIAIWMGNLLIMISITCSLLIDQPIYFFLNYLSKLCYALTVMPKLVTDLVAEGKTIFHNNCMTQLFICHFLRGIEIFILTGMAYDHYVAICKGLHNTIITSRQKCNAIIIAYCTGGLIHSASQFLLTIFLPLCGPNEIDHYFYDVYALTCTDTYGIGLLVVVNSGLIALVTSVILMACYFLILHTIRDYPAESCTKALSICSSHITVVDLFFVTVLFIYIRPAETFPEDKSVALFYTIIAPMFNSMIFTLRNLEMKNAMRKE; via the exons ATGTCTGAAATGTTCAAGGGCAATAACTTTGGAGGTTATGTGGTTTTACATGAAACAATTAG gGAACTGTTATGCATTTTTACTGCACTGGACTATGGAAATAATGTCATTGTGATTATTCTCTTGGGACTATGTCAAAACAAGAATATTGAAATCCTctgctttgtcttatttttattttgctacatTGCTATTTGGATGGGAAATTTGCTCATAATGATTTCTATCACGTGCAGTCTGCTCATTGACCAACCCATATATTTCTTCCTTAATTACCTCTCCAAGCTTTGCTATGCATTGACAGTGATGCCCAAACTAGTGACTGATTTAGTAGCAGAAGGGAAGACCATTTTCCATAATAACTGCATGACACAGCTTTTTATctgtcacttcctcagaggcaTCGAGATCTTTATCCTCACAGGAATGGCCTATGACCACTACGTAGCCATCTGCAAGGGCTTGCATAACACCATCATCACGAGCAGACAAAAGTGCAATGCAATCATCATAGCTTACTGTACTGGGGGACTTATACACTCTGCCAGTCAATTTCTTCTCACCATCTTTTTACCATTATGTGGCCCCAATGAGATTGATCACTACTTCTATGATGTGTATGCTTTGACTTGCACCGATACATATGGAATTGGTCTCCTGGTAGTTGTTAATTCAGGTTTGATTGCTTTGGTGACTTCTGTGATACTAATGGCATGTTATTTTCTGATATTACACACCATCAGGGATTACCCTGCAGAGAGCTGCACCAAAGCTCTTTCCATTTGCAGTTCTCACATAACAGTTGTGGACTTGTTCTTTGTGACTGTCCTCTTCATCTACATTAGACCAGCTGAAACTTTTCCAGAAGACAAATCGGTTGCTCTTTTCTACACCATCATTGCTCCCATGTTCAACTCTATGATCTTTACACTGAGAAACTTGGAGATGAAGAATGCTATGAGGAAAGAGTGA
- the LOC130850475 gene encoding protein S100-A11-like, whose translation MAKLSSPTETEWCIKSLIAVFQKHAGRDGNNSKLSKAKFLIFMNTELDAFRKNQKDPGVLDCMMKKLDLNSDGKVDFQEFLNLIGSLAIACHESFMKSASSQK comes from the coding sequence ATGGCAAAATTATCCAGCCCTACAGAGACTGAATGGTGCATCAAGTCTCTTATTGCTGTTTTCCAAAAGCATGCTGGAAGGGACGGTAACAACAGCAAACTCTCCAAGGCCAAGTTCTTAATCTTCATGAATACAGAGCTGGATGCCTTCAGAAAGAACCAGAAGGACCCTGGTGTCCTTGACTGCATGATGAAGAAACTGGACCTCAACTCTGATGGGAAGGTAGACTTCCAAGAATTTCTTAACCTTATTGGCAGTCTGGCCATAGCTTGCCATGAATCCTTTATGAAGTCTGCCTCTTCCCAGAAGTAG